One Dreissena polymorpha isolate Duluth1 chromosome 9, UMN_Dpol_1.0, whole genome shotgun sequence genomic window carries:
- the LOC127845390 gene encoding uncharacterized protein LOC127845390, protein MKCLTADVDEGKLRVLLVLRSGVNILDVPRFVRWVTCFSEDEKSYKNWIERTISGAPVNIGRALPAGDVIPGSCWAYVLNYLKIMLTTSSINKTIHDYLTNKDLNCGCIRKLIVVWVKSCDMENTIDMVANKSGGRRKIASSGPIKVTANSLGGQTGRPFDVHMFS, encoded by the exons ATGAAATGCCTGACTGCCGATGTTGATGAAGGCAAACTGAGAGTTCTGCTTGTATTGCGCAGCGGTGTGAATATCTTAGATGTTCCAAGGTTTGTTCGATGGGTTACATGCTTCAGCGAAGATGAAAAATCATACAAAAACTGGATTGAAAGAACAATTTCAG GAGCACCAGTAAATATTGGGAGGGCACTTCCAGCAGGGGATGTAATTCCAGGCTCATGTTGGGCCTATGTCTTGAACTACCTGAAGATTATGCTGACGACCAGCA gtattaataaaacaattcaCGACTATCTAACGAACAAAGACCTAAACTGCGGCTGCATCCGTAAACTAATAGTGGTGTGGGTCAAGTCGTGCGATATGGAGAACACCATAGACATGGTTGCAAACAAAAG CGGTGGGCGGCGTAAAATTGCTAGCAGCGGTCCGATAAAAGTTACAGCAAATAGCCTTGGTGGACAGACAGGCAGACCATTTGATGTGCATATGTTCAGCTAA